A segment of the Zonotrichia albicollis isolate bZonAlb1 chromosome Z, bZonAlb1.hap1, whole genome shotgun sequence genome:
AGCTTGTGCTGTTGCTGACAAGAGGACAAAAGTGCATAACTTCTCTTTAGAATCTTTTAAATCACTGGTTCAAAACATCATTAAAAATACCCAAGAAGTTTAAGAAATGAAGATATGGCTTATGCTGTGGTGCAGGTTGCTCAGTGTTTAGTAGGATATTGGAAGTTAGAATAAAAAGTATGTTGATCAGAATTTGAGAACTTGGAATAATAAATTCTAATGGCATATTCAGCTAGATATCCAATTTATCTTCAGATTTAGAAGCGACAATGTTTCATTTCATATcttatttcttttctgtaaGTGCAGACACTTCACTTTCCTGGAGTCCCAACTGCAAAATGCTTCTAAATTTTGTATAAGCGTCTATGTGAATTGGTTTGCCCATCTTGCTTTCTGTTGTTTCTGCTCCTTTGCTAAGGTTGTAATAATGAGTTTATGTCTGCGCTTGGTCTTGGTAAGCAGTGTGACAGTGTGACATGTGTTAAAAAAGTTGCATCAGTGAGACATGCTTGGATGTCCCAAGAAATAAAGTGAGCTGCTAACTTTTTCCCTCTTTGCCTATCTAGTTTCTTCCATGTTTTCTGTGCCTCATCTCGGATCATTTACAAGACACTAGAGGGGAATAACATCAGCTCTTGGCTAGTCTTTGTGCTTCTTCTGTCTTCAGAAGGAAGCATTCTCAGGGTTGTGCTGTACAGGGCTAGAAGCTGGACttggtgatccttgtgggtctcttccagTTCAGGATGCTCTATGATTCTGTGTTCATCTAGGCAGTAAATTTCTGGTTTGTTGTCTgggggcttttttcccccactccCTTGAAATCCAGAGGGCAGCTGGAGATCAGAGAGGTATGTTGAGTCTTGTAAAGTGGACACTGCCAGACTAATGAGATTGTCTCATACTTTGTCGATGTTCAGTAAATTGTTTTAAACAGTTAAATTAAACAGTTTAAATAGGCACTGGGTAACAATTTTATACTTAAATATTCATATACTAGCTGCTATATTTATAAATCTAAAAAGAGGGGCTTCTGAGAatggctggcacagcctggtaTTAACTTGCAGGAGATTGGCATCTACTCAGGAACAAAGCTGTTGAGAGCAGTGTCTGCTTGGCCTTCCTTGTCATCATAAATTGCTGCGAGATACACTTGTATTCATCCATTTTCCAGGTGCTTTACTGGGTCTGGAGGGATAGAGACTGTGACACCACAGAAGTAGTGTTAGCTTCACTTTTTACCCTTACTGTAATGTAACTGTGGTTAAAAGTGTGTGACAGCATTACTTATTTCTTTTCCTGGCAAACCCCCAGATAGGAATGTGTCTGTATTAAAACATGGTTTTACATTTGCTGTTCTTAAATTACAGTTCTTCAGCTGGTGGAGTAGTTACAATGAAGCTATCAACTACTTAGCATCTGTGCCAAAATACCGTATACAAGCTACTGAGATTGCCAGGCAACAAGGTTTACTCAACAAGACTAAAGAAAAAGGCAAGAACAGGCGGTCTAAAGAAGAAATTcgtgaagaggaggaagaaattaTCAAagacattattaaaaataaaatagatataAAGGGTGGTTATCAGAAGCCCAAAATATATGATATCCTCCTATTTCAGATCCTTCTTGCTCCTTTTTACTGGTGCAAATACATAGTTTGGTACTGTTGGTGGATTTATTGTTTCACTATTAAAGGGCAAGAGTATGGTGTGGAAGAAAAGTTGTATATCATACGAAGGTACATGAAAATGTCTCAGTCTCAGTTTGACAGCCTGGAAGATCATCAAAAAGAGATCTTTCTTGAACGGCAGCTTTGGATACGAGAAAACTATGAGGTGGGTAGTAATACTGAAATTGGCCGGGAAATAAACTTTCTAATACAACTTGAAGTATTAGAAAGCAGGCATTCTTTATTACAGCACTGGACACACTCCAAGCATATATACTCTAATCAAATGTGTGTCTTGAAACTTTACAGTGGGGTATTTATTCCATCGTGATCATACATACTCATTGCAAAGTACTTCCTAGCTTATACATAAACATCACTTTTCCTAGAGCTAATTTGCAAGCATCTGAGTCCTGCTGGAAGTCCTTTTATGGTTCTAGAGTCTTGTCTGAAGGGGTCTGTGGTGCTTGTATTGACTGAGTGCTTCAATGTTACAGGTGTCCTTTCCTTGAACTTTTTCTTCCAGCACGTGATGTTGCTTCTTATTACATGCAAAAACACCACTGTTTTCCTTATTATCTTATTAGTTCCTTATTACTTCCTTATTAGTTCATCCACTGGTTCCAGCTACTTTTACATACTTTACCTTTTTTTAGTAATTAGTCTTTAAGGTCTATCCAGCAGCTTCAGGGAAACTGAAGATCTCTCTTCTCTATGTTATTTATCAGTAGCCCTGGCGGAAAAACTAATGTTGGTTATCCAGCAGTCCCAGAGCAGTAATAACAGTGTGCTATTATGGTAGGTTGAAGACTACTGTCTGTTCTCCAAActgtaataatttttaataagaaTTACCCAGATTGTCTGAAGCTCCTATTTATAAGTCTTCTAAGCTGTTAATTTCTAGCTCAGACTGTTTTGATTGGTTGGTTGTTGTTGTATTGGTTTGGTTTTCCCACCTGTCCTTTGATAGTGCTTTGGCCTGTCGTGAGTTGTAGACTGTTCTTGCAGTGCTGCATACCTGTTCAAGTAGGGATGGCATAAAAACCACCATTAGGCACAACTTCTGCTCTTGCCATGGACAGTCATGAAATTAATAGTCAATACTAGATAGTCActatgtgatttttaaaaattctgtgaGAGCAGAGAAAGAACATGAGCCACAGCATGGGATCTGCAGTCCAGAATTATTTGGGATGCTGGGGCATGGGAGGTTGACAAAACCCTCCTGTTATTCTATAGAGGTGCATCTGTGAGCCATTTGGATGGGTGGTTTCTGAAGAAAAACATGAGAATGTTAACTTAGTCTGCTTCAGGGGAAAAAGAGTTGGTGCTGCAGTTCTGCATATGCTGAGAAAAGAGGTAGGATGATGGCAGGACACCAAAGAGTGTTTTCTGGCAAACCCATCCTAACTGAGCACATATGCATACCTGGCAGCTAATCCTTTTCACAATAACACCTGTTTTACCATTTTCCTCTTCAAGTTTGTAGATAACCTACCCTTGCCTGCTTTTGAAGAAACAGTCTGGGAGTCCAAAGACTGAGTAATACTGCTAGTTAAAGCAGATATTAACATGGAAAAAGATTGGATGGATGTCCTGTAGTAGAGAAAAACTGCACTGGTTTCCCATCCATGCAGTTTTTAACAAAGGATGTTTTGATCACTGAATGTGAAAGAGCTGTATTTGCCACAGGTAAAGTCTTTTTAGCTCACACTTCTCTCCTGTGGTGGTCAGCAGTTCATTTTCCTGACAGATACAGGACAACTGCACCTGTATAGTAATAGTTATCCCACATACTTTGTGCTTTGTAACTTtctgaaaaggaaattttgtCTTTGTAGGTAATTGCTTTAATAAGTTTTACCTGGTCAGTTGTATGCGTtgaagttttcagtctctgctgtGCCACTGGTCATGAGTTCATCAATACTTGTAAAAGGCAGTAGAAGAGGATTTTTGAAGCCACCTGGACTTCCTGCTCATTCCAGTATTACTGGAAATGGAGAATGATCATGCTTTGTTCTGTTCTTGTGCTAGCTGTGCTTTTGTGTACCACTGCCATATCCTTACTTGAAACGTAGTAATGTATTTTCTAGGCTGAAAAATATTGCTATAGTGTTTGTCCCCAAAAGCTTGTCTGTTCCTTCATCACTGGAGATACCTGTCTACTTATTGTTCAGTTTTCCAGTGTTTTAGGATGGGAAAGACCAGGAATTCAATACACAGGGCTCCACAATATTTTTACTGTTTCCTAATGATTCTTAAAACCTTTATGATCACTGAGCATTGAGTGTGTGTATTCATGTAGCCATCTATAACATGTTTTAAAATCTTGTTTGTATAGTGGAGCCCTAAATTTAATAGGCCTTTGAGTTAGACTAAGTCACATGACACTGAGATGATAAAATCATGGATGGTTTTGAGATTTATGCTGGCTGCTTTTACATAAACTGCCTTCCAGAATAAAAATGCAGATACTGTTGCATCtttctgccttttattttttttcagattattgACTTTGCTGATAACTGTTGATTCCACTGCAGTGAGAGAATATTACTTGACAGAATATAATTGTTTATCTTTTTGTACTGTAAATACTGGATGCAGATATTTGAGATATTCTCAACTTTGCTGAGAACCttacttaggaaaaaaaagttccATAATGGTATTCTGTTAGATTATTACTTTGAGAAGGAAGAACAGCTAAAAATGAGGAGCTGAACAGCTGCATTGAACAGTGTGTGCTGAAGGGGTTAGCTTTTCAAAACACAAGCAGTTGCTTAGTGTGTATTTTGTTGGATTCATTGGGCATCTACTTCTCTAGCAAAGAAATGTTTTGAAGCTTTCAGGAAAGTTGTTCTGCTCTCAGAAAAACACAAAGCATCTTGGGCAGTGAGTAGTAGGCTCTTGGGCTGCAGGTGCTCCAACACTTCGTGTTGGTCAGAATCTGCTTCAGCACTGCAATCCAGTCTTTTGTAAGAAAAATGGGCTGGCAAACAATTGAAGAATAAACACTTAGACCCCAATGAGGCTCTGTTAAGCTGTTTCTTCATCCTTATTAAAAACCTCTCTGTCTTACCAGGTGTATAAACGAGAGCAAGAGGAGGAGTTAAAGAAGAAGATGGCCATGGATCCCCGATGGAAGAGATACCGGCGGTGGATGAAGAATGAAGGACCTGGAAGACTGACTTTTATTGATGATTGAAGGTTGCTGAACAAAATGTGTGCTATTGCTGAAAGTGATTTGCAAAACTTTTCATTACATCATTCAGAGTTTTGTCTGCTGTGGCTTAGCAGTGATCTAAAACTCAGGAACTATTACATCAGGCGGAAGCATAATACAGGTTTACCATTTTTATAAATCAGACCTATTAAAACAGGCTCAACCTGAAGTATATATGCCATTTACTTGGGGATATCAATGTGGAATTCATTATTCCAAACAATGTATTTTTACTAGATACTTCAAATTCATCAATGAACCCATAACTCTAGtctttctgaaaatgtttttagTTCAAACCTTGACAAGTCTCAGTTTTCCTCTTTAAGCTGAAGGGTTTCTGCAAGTGGAAACTGAAAATGCTTATAAAAGATTCTGAAGTAAGGgccattttctgttttcctctctttcctccTACTTTTCAATCTAATTTCTAAGATGCCAAATTGGTTGTTTTTCATGTAAACAATATGGGGATTATACAAGACTACTGCTATTCCTGCTTCACTTGGAAATGGATTTTATTCTTTGTGGGAATAAATGATGCATGATTGATCATCCTTGTGATGCAAACAAGCCTTAATTCTTTGTTCTAAGAGTAATTAATGAAAGCGTATGCTTggatattttgtggtttttcatCTTGTACATTGGATTATACCTGCTTGTTCAGAACAAGTATGCCAGTGAATATTAGTTTATTAAATGTGACATTTctttcagcaaagtattgattaaagggaaaaatgacCCTTTTGTTAAAAAGGGCAGTTTTGATGCCTTATGTAAATAAAAGTTTATATATGCAGACTTAATTAGTTTAAAATTCTAAATCTTAAGTATTCATTACATTTATCTCTTCTGATCAGACCTCTGAGTACTTAGAATAAATAATGCATAACAGCAGTCTGTGGTTTGCTCTGTAACGACCCAGGTCAGAGAGTTTCTGTGATTTGCTGGTAAAAGGGATTCTGCTACCTTATTCCTCTTCAGTAATTTTACTGGGGCAGGAAAGATGGGAGCACAGTCTCTCTCCTGTCCTCACTCTTGTAAAAGTGAGTTCCTTAGAAGGAAACTGCTGAAAACAGTGCCTTGTTAGCTGCCTTCTGTGGAGATTGGTTCTGGGAGCACAGGTTTTGAACTGCTGCTCCTGACCTTTTGCACATTTTTGAAATGTAGTTTcagttttctgtttaaaataacATATTCAAAAACATGTGTTGTAGTTTTATGTCCAGCTGGAGATGAAACACCTCATAGCCACTTGTTCAACTCTCCTTTCTTTGGCCCCTGCCCTGGTAGAACAGAGACAAGAGTCAAAGTAAAACTTGTATGTTCTgataagaacagtttaataattgaaatTACATTAACAatgagaaataataaacaagTAATGCACGATGCAAGTGATCACCAGCCACTGATATGCcagacagcctttcctgcaccCAGATCCACAGGCCTTCTGGGTAACCCCCCAGTTTAAATACCAGGCATGTTGTTCTCTGATGTAGAATATCCGTTTGGTGAGTTTAGGtcatttgttggtttttttttttttatcttctcactggcagagcatgagACAAGGAGGGAAAAAGTCCTTGACTTTGGATAAACACAACTTAGCAAAAACCCAAATATCACTGTGTTATCAACACCATTCTCATTCTCagtccaaaacacagcactggagcagctacTGAGAAGAAATTACCCCAACTGTAATCAGGGTATAGCCCATTGCTATATCATCTATATACTAGCTCTATCATCTATATCATCTGCCTTATGTCAAATTTCACATTCCCCACTATCACATTACCTTCCctatttatctgttttaataGATACACAAACATCATTCTCTTAGTCAATGGAACACTGTTAAGTGGTCATAAAACAGACACATAATTAGAAAAATTTGTTGAATTCATTTTACCCATGACTTTGGCCTTCATCCTTGGTAAGAGCCTTTCAAGCAGAAAAGATGAACTGAGGTATTGGTTTGTTGCTTGCTGCACATTTGAGCCAGTTCTGACCCCAGTACTGCTGCACTTGGTGGTTTTATCTAAGTTGATTTTTGTGAGTGCGGTGATCAGAGGAAGTCAGGCTCAGACCCCCAGAACAGTTGTGATTAGGATTGATGCCGTGAGGTGCTCTGTGAGGTGATGCACACGCACGTGATGCACCACTTCTGTGTGTAGAAGTGGAATAATAGCTGCATGTGTAATAGAGTGTTGCCTAGTGACAAACATCATACAATTTAACTCATTGGCTATTTTCACCTAAAATCAAATTGCCTTGAGGCACACACAGGACTTCCCCATCCTCCAACGTTACCTGCCAAGTGCACCTGGGTCCTTGAGCAAAAGCAATCCCACAGATGGGTTTGCCTTTGCCTGGGGCAGGAATAACCCagactttttttcccagcaTGTTTTTAGTAGGCACTACGGGAAATTTATCCCCTTCTATACCACAAAAAACATtgggcagggccagcctggctggcagatcCTCTGGTATCTAATCAGGTGACCTTTGTTAAATGTGTATCCCAACATTTGAATGTCCCACCACTCATTGCTCTCAGTGTAGTCTTTACAGTCCATTACATAATTCATTCTTTCCAGAGGCTGGTGCATGCCAGGGAATGATACaaccactcaatgccatgttcttTGTCTCAAATGTCTATGAGGACATTTAGGAAGGAAGTTCACTGTCTGATTCAGATCTTTCTGGGGTGCCATTTTGCCACAggacttgcttttccaggcacaGGATGGAGTTCCAGGCAGTGGCATGAGGCACAGGGCACTTCCCCAGACATCCAGTGGCTGCTTCCACCACTATAAGCACATGGCACTCACCACCACAGACTTGGGGGGCTATATAtggtcaatctgccaggcctccccgtatttaTACTTCAGGCACCATCCTCCATGACAAAGAGGCTTTACCCACCTGGCCTGCTTTTTGGCAGCTCATGTTTCACATTCATGGATAACCTGTGTCCTTGGTCAGGTCCATCTCTCAATCCCAAACCCATCTCTGTGTGGCATCTCTTCTTTGATGTCCCAAGGTGTCATGGGCCTACCAAGCTAGAAATAATTGACTCTTGAGTTGCCAGTCCAGGTCCACCTGATGCTCCTGAGTCCTGGAAGCCTGATCCATCTGCTGGTTATTCTGAAGTTCTTCAGTGGCCCGGTGCTTGGATACATGGTGCGCCTTCACAACCAGGCTCTCCTTCCAGGCAGCAATATCTTGCCACCATGCAGCAGCTCAGATGGGTTTACCCCTACACTGCCAATTTTTCTGCTGCCATTACTGCAACCGCCCCCACAGAGCGTTTGCCACCGCCTGTGAATCAGTATAAAGCATCGGCCACTTTCCTCATTCAGCCatgtccaaggccagctggACAGTTTTCAACTCTACAAACTGACTCGATttaccttctccttcagcagtTCCTGCAACTTGTTGTGGGGGACTCCATACAGCCACTTTCCACCCCTGGTGCTTTCCCACAAGGACAGCAAGGACCAAAATAAAATAGGCACATTGCTCCTTCCTTTCTGGTAATGTATTACCTAGTGGTGCCTCTCCAACACATATTACCTCTCCTTCTGGTGACATTCCCATATATTTGCCTTCTGGCCACTCCATGATCCTTTCTAAGATTCCTGGATGATGAGGTTTCCTATCCAAGCTCATTGTGCAACCAGTGCAACCCACTTACTCAATACAGCATTGGTTGCATGGTGTGTAGAGGAGATATCCCCTTCAAATATCCAGTCCACTGTACAACCAGCGtaccaggaggagctgtgcttcaGTACCAATCACCTCCAAAGTGGCTAGGATACCATAAGCTGCTTGGTATTTCCTTTTTAGTTGGAGTATAATACACCTCAGATCCTCTGTATGCCCAATCCCAAAAACCTAGGGTTCAACCTTGAGCCTCACCTGGCACTTTCTGTCAGAGGCTCCAGGAAGAACCATTCTCTTCAACTTCAGTATAAAGCACATTTTTTACATCTTGCCCTATTCAGACTGGCCCAAGGGATGCACCATGAATTATCTCCTGTTTGATTTAttcaaaggcttgttgctgtcCAAGGCCCCATTCAAAATCATTCTTGTTCTGTGTCACCTGCTAGTGGGAGCTTACAATCAGACTAATTTGAAATGTTCATTCTCCAAAATTCCACAGTGCCTAAGAGGTGGTGTTTATTTCTAGGTAGTTGGTGGGCACATCACTGTTATCCTATAAATAATGTCCATTAGGATCTGGTGATGTCCATCTTGCCATTTTATTCCTAAAAATTGCATGTCCTATGCAGGTCCCTTTACCTTACcctgttttatgaaaaatatggGCTTTAGAATTAGGGAAAAATGGACTTTATGAATTTATGAATGCCATTATTTATGAAAATATGGActttagaaaaggaaagaaattttctttctcaaaatCTCTCCTGCAGTATTCCTCCAAATAAAGATATCATCAATATATTCCAGGTGTGCTGCTTTACCCTGTTCCAtggcagtctggatcagtccatggcagatgggaCTGTGTTTCCCTCCCTGGCAAGGTCAGTTCCAGGTCTAGTGGACATCCCTCCAAGTGAAACAAACTGAGGCCTGCTCTCTGTGCCAGAGGGGTTGAGAAATCATGTCAGCAATGTCAGTGGTGGCACCACTTGGCTGCCTTTGACTGGCGTTCGCATTGAAGCTCCAAGTGTTGGCTGTGGCAGCACTCAGAGGTGGCATTCACTCAGGCCACGATAATCTACTCTTAGTCTCCCTCCCCATCAGACTTTCACAGTTGCCATATGGGGCTGCTAAGGGGTAAGCAGGTCCTGCTGATCactccttggctctccagccAGCAAAACACCTCATGGGTAGGAATTGCAGAGTCTCCATTGGAGCCCTATTACCTCCCATGCACCGCTGTGGTGGTGGCAGGCACCTGCTGCTCTTCAGCACCCCCACAACAGGAGAGTCCTCTCAGAGACCAGCCAAGGTAGGCCACTGTTTAATTTCCGCTGTCTCTGGAGAAGTTATACCAAAAGCCCACCAATACCCTCTTGGATCTCTGAAATACCATCTCCCGGCACAGTCTCTGCCAAGGATGCATGGACCCTCTGGTCCAGGCACACTAGGATGCTTTTGCCTCTAATTCCCAGTTGGACAAATAGCCTCCAACAGAGTTAGTTGTCACTCCAGAAATACAACTGGATACAACTGGATTCTGTCCCTGTATAGCTTGATGGCATTAGAGTACAATGTGCACCAGTATCTAGCAAAGACTTtaatcctgtggggctgctgtgccaggccatTAAATCCACACAGTCCAGTAAACCCAGCCATCCCTCTCTTCCACCTGGCtaagaggcagggcccctctaataCTGATCTGAAAGTTCCCCACTAACATCTTGTAGAAATAGACTAGAACTTCTCTCCACAGGGCCAGTAATATGACCAGACCTTCATTCTGCCTGGAAAACTGTCTGCTGGAGACTGGAGCAGCAAcctctgtggaaaaaaattgcACTGTGCTTGTTTTCCCCTTCAATTCCTGCACCTGTTCATCTAGGATCAAGGTGGATTGTTCATTCCACTTCCTCATATCCCCTCCATTGTCCTGCTGATAAAACCATGGAGTACCCTGAGGTGTGTACCTTTTATATCCTCTTTCTTGAGCAAGAAGACACCTGCTGTCAGTCATAGAAATAGGGGCCCCTatg
Coding sequences within it:
- the DNAJC25 gene encoding dnaJ homolog subfamily C member 25 — translated: MAAAAAARWCPGGRWALCLCLCAALLPRPARGLTDRLYCGRRVCYEVLGVSRQASKAEIARAYRQLARQYHPDRYRGEPAGGEDSGAQAAHEKFLLIAAAYETLKDEETRKDYDYMLDHPEEYYRHYYHYYRRRLAPKVDVTIVILVTVCAISVFQFFSWWSSYNEAINYLASVPKYRIQATEIARQQGLLNKTKEKGKNRRSKEEIREEEEEIIKDIIKNKIDIKGGYQKPKIYDILLFQILLAPFYWCKYIVWYCWWIYCFTIKGQEYGVEEKLYIIRRYMKMSQSQFDSLEDHQKEIFLERQLWIRENYEVYKREQEEELKKKMAMDPRWKRYRRWMKNEGPGRLTFIDD